In a genomic window of Aricia agestis chromosome 2, ilAriAges1.1, whole genome shotgun sequence:
- the LOC121736847 gene encoding kelch domain-containing protein 3, translating to MRWTVHIEGGPRRVNHAAVCIGDKIYSFGGYCSTEEYKDWEPIPVHVLNTSTLRWAPIYYRTNNDVPFQRYGHTAVAYGDKVYMWGGRNNAVACETLSCFDTKKLVWSSPQVSGLVPNAKDGHSACIIGNKMYIFGGFEYLTDQYSQEVHCLDLDTMKWSYINPHGTPPSHRDFHTAVAYKDRMYIFGGRGDLNMPYYTEEELYCPQVYYLDIKTERWTNVHAKGCWPEGRRSHSAWLYNGYMYIFGGLNAKTKTHFNDLYRYSIEGNYWERLWVHGNQPWRRRRQACLLYKDKVYMFGGTSPIISANQQPEEYTEDSPERLVDNSDLHVLDYSPSLRTLSILCVLEYKLDQSVLPQEIIEDIKSMTLPNWISRPINQAG from the exons ATGAGATGGACGGTTCACATAGAAGGAGGGCCGAGACGTGTTAACCATGCTGCGGTTTGCATTGGAGACAAAATTTATTCTTTCGGTGGATACTGCTCAACCGAAGAATACAAAGACTGGGAGCCAATTCCGGTTCATGTATTAAATACTTCGACCCTCAGATGGGCGCCAATATATTACCGTACCAATAATGACGTCCCATTTCAAAGATATGGCCACACAGCAGTCGCTTACGGCGACAAA gtaTATATGTGGGGAGGTAGGAACAATGCTGTAGCGTGTGAAACTCTTTCATGCTTTGATACCAAAAAATTGGTATGGAGTAGTCCACAAGTCTCTGGTTTGGTCCCTAATGCTAAAGACGGGCATTCGGCATGCATCAttggaaataaaatgtatatttttggtGGATTTGAATATCTGACTGACCAATATTCTCAGGAAGTTCACTGTTTGGACTTGGATACGATGAAATGGAGTTATATTAATCCTCATGGTACACCTCCTTCACACAGAGATTTTCACACAGCCGTAGCTTACAAGGATAGAATGTATATATTCGGTGGACGGGGAGATTTGAACATGCCATATTATACAGAAGAAGAATTGTATTGCCCTCAAGTATATTATCTTGATATTAAAACAGAGAGATGGACTAATGTTCATGCTAAAGGTTGTTGGCCTGAAGGAAGGCGAAGTCATTCTGCAT GGCTGTACAATGGGTACATGTATATTTTTGGTGGTTTAAATGCAAAAACAAAGACTCATTTTAATGACCTGTACAGATATTCAATTGAAGGTAATTACTGGGAGCGCTTATGGGTACATGGAAATCAGCCGTGGAGAAGGAGAAGGCAGGCTTGCCTCCTGTACAAAGATAAAGTTTACATGTTTGGAGGGACTAG TCCAATAATAAGCGCAAATCAACAACCAGAGGAATATACTGAGGACAGCCCAGAGAGGTTGGTAGACAACAGTGATCTCCATGTTTTAGATTATTCGCCATCTCTTAGGACTTTGAGCATCCTTTGTGTTCTTGAATACAAGCTGGATCAGTCAGTGTTACCTCAAGAAATAAT